A genome region from Fibrobacterota bacterium includes the following:
- a CDS encoding PQQ-dependent sugar dehydrogenase, whose protein sequence is MRDTGNSLGWIFLAVGLAAYPAHSALTWTGCSDLTDADFKVTTLVSRSADTIDEPMKMAFDLLAQPGEDAKGKVDVYFTERFGKLRKFDSQTGKVLTLGKFNLTIDGSSSDGLMGIALDPAFKSNHWVYLYYTFKSASETSWRVSRFTLDAANAHMDMASEKVVLSVPIKIGSQHTGGAL, encoded by the coding sequence ATGAGAGATACTGGTAATTCGCTTGGATGGATTTTTCTCGCTGTCGGGCTGGCGGCGTATCCCGCCCATTCCGCCTTGACCTGGACGGGCTGTTCGGATTTGACGGATGCGGATTTCAAGGTCACGACCCTGGTTTCGCGCTCGGCCGATACGATAGACGAACCCATGAAAATGGCATTCGATCTCCTCGCCCAACCGGGCGAAGACGCCAAGGGCAAGGTGGACGTTTATTTCACCGAGCGCTTCGGCAAGTTGCGCAAGTTCGATTCGCAGACGGGAAAGGTCTTGACCTTAGGCAAATTCAACCTGACGATCGATGGGTCCTCCTCCGACGGCCTGATGGGCATCGCCCTGGATCCGGCTTTCAAATCCAACCATTGGGTTTACCTGTACTACACCTTTAAAAGCGCCAGCGAGACGAGTTGGCGGGTATCGCGCTTCACGCTCGATGCGGCCAACGCGCATATGGATATGGCCTCGGAGAAGGTCGTGCTCAGCGTTCCGATCAAGATCGGCAGCCAGCATACGGGGGGCGCTCTGTAA
- a CDS encoding DJ-1/PfpI family protein gives MARKILIIVGDGGESYETLYANHRFMEEGFVPVVAAPSKRALNLVIHDFEPGWDTYIEKPGYKWSSDITFSEVKVAEYEGVIVIGGRSPEYLRNNEQVLNILREFDKAGKGVFPICHGVQIAAAAGLAKGKRVTCYEHVRWEAIAAGGKYEDREVVRDGNLITSRTWQDHPGFYREVMGWLREHAPQSAKREAVGAAA, from the coding sequence ATGGCTCGCAAGATCCTCATCATTGTCGGCGATGGCGGCGAAAGCTACGAAACGCTCTACGCCAATCACCGTTTCATGGAAGAAGGCTTCGTGCCCGTGGTGGCAGCGCCATCCAAACGCGCCTTGAACCTGGTTATCCACGATTTCGAACCCGGCTGGGATACCTACATCGAGAAGCCGGGCTACAAGTGGAGCTCGGACATCACCTTTTCCGAGGTGAAAGTGGCGGAGTACGAAGGCGTTATCGTGATCGGCGGCCGCTCCCCGGAGTATCTGCGGAACAACGAACAAGTCTTGAACATCCTGCGCGAGTTCGACAAGGCCGGCAAGGGCGTCTTTCCCATTTGCCATGGCGTGCAGATCGCGGCCGCGGCCGGCTTGGCCAAGGGCAAGCGCGTCACCTGCTATGAGCACGTGCGCTGGGAAGCCATCGCCGCCGGCGGCAAGTACGAGGATCGCGAGGTCGTGCGCGACGGCAATCTAATCACCTCCCGTACCTGGCAGGATCATCCCGGCTTCTACCGCGAAGTGATGGGCTGGCTGCGCGAGCATGCGCCGCAAAGCGCGAAGCGGGAAGCCGTGGGAGCCGCGGCTTAA
- a CDS encoding PQQ-dependent sugar dehydrogenase, with the protein MIGSDAYPVWSSPNTNDLRGKVLRIHPKPDGTYSIPDGNLFPAGKYPAGKTRPEIYVMGSRNPYTLSLDPVRRWLVWGDVGPDDADMDGKPMNGSNAGTDKTEEYDLATAPGNFGYPFFAGAKATKSGIDPAHPVIPAGANLNGYTLGLDTLPPAIAPIYAYARACAITGPIYRYDGDLNSSIKMPPHFNRKWLVTDFNGANKAYAFTVTDDGKSITANDPIFTKIQLNAPLDFQTGPDGAFYVVSYSGYRSVTSSTSIIRIEYNGTCRPALPKLELPVSIAHASRGAGGGPEIGVLPGRELSVAVRSAGAFVIRLYDLSGRPLATRNGSGSMQVTLKEARVAGVYLLQVAGPEGSRTLKLVRD; encoded by the coding sequence ATGATCGGCAGCGATGCTTACCCCGTGTGGAGCTCCCCCAATACCAACGATCTGCGCGGCAAGGTGCTGCGCATCCATCCCAAACCGGACGGCACCTATTCCATTCCCGATGGCAACCTGTTTCCCGCGGGAAAATATCCGGCGGGGAAAACGCGTCCCGAAATCTACGTGATGGGCTCGCGGAATCCGTATACCTTGTCCCTCGATCCCGTCCGCCGCTGGCTGGTCTGGGGCGATGTCGGCCCCGATGACGCCGATATGGACGGCAAACCCATGAACGGATCCAACGCCGGCACCGATAAAACCGAGGAGTACGACTTGGCCACCGCGCCCGGAAATTTCGGCTATCCCTTTTTCGCCGGCGCCAAAGCGACGAAATCGGGAATCGACCCGGCCCACCCCGTTATCCCTGCCGGAGCCAATTTGAACGGCTACACCCTCGGCTTGGACACCTTGCCTCCGGCCATCGCGCCCATTTATGCTTATGCGCGGGCCTGCGCCATCACCGGTCCCATTTACCGCTATGACGGCGATCTGAATTCCTCCATCAAGATGCCGCCGCATTTCAATCGCAAATGGCTGGTCACGGATTTCAATGGGGCCAACAAGGCGTATGCCTTCACCGTCACCGACGACGGCAAAAGCATAACGGCCAACGATCCCATTTTCACCAAAATCCAATTAAACGCGCCCTTGGATTTCCAAACCGGACCCGACGGCGCCTTCTATGTCGTCAGCTATTCGGGTTACCGGTCCGTGACTTCGAGCACGAGCATCATCCGGATCGAGTATAACGGAACTTGCCGGCCTGCCCTCCCCAAGTTGGAACTCCCCGTTTCGATCGCGCATGCCTCCCGCGGCGCGGGCGGCGGTCCGGAAATCGGCGTATTGCCGGGCCGGGAATTGTCCGTGGCCGTGAGAAGCGCCGGGGCCTTCGTCATCCGCCTGTACGATTTGTCCGGAAGGCCTTTGGCCACGCGGAACGGGTCCGGTAGCATGCAGGTTACCCTAAAGGAAGCGCGCGTGGCGGGAGTCTATCTCTTGCAGGTGGCGGGGCCGGAAGGCAGCCGGACGCTCAAGCTGGTTCGCGATTAA
- a CDS encoding BNR-4 repeat-containing protein: MDWKIPLLPILFSAAFAQTVPPGPGQSYPTADANGAWTFFTDPRCLYYKGLHEKIYLGFMTKQGTPRVWSYDYATGAVDTASLHVGLEQDDHDVPALYMRKDGRITAFYSRHTVDHNVYIRTTVNPEDIRTWGAERTWVFPDNTTYANPIRLSKENDRVYFFNRVINWHPTATTSDDDGATWGTPAQWIGGGAARPYVRYRGDGVSKIHFGFTDGHPRDVPNNSIYYMYYEAGAFHHADGTQIKTVSQIPVEPNEADKVYDGATKGKAWIWDIALDAQNRPVMVFTVMPSDSDHRYYYARWNGTKWIVNQMCPAAHWFPQTPAGTTEREPQYSGGIILNPQDPSEVFLSRPPNGTVGGIFEIERWYTKDMGVTWDIEGITSKSAKNNVRPIIPWTEPGQTNPRRTLLWMYGDYTHYTDFNTGMKYAFLSEPTSLSPARADRRLRVSPANSGFPTPVFRFSGDYFNLIGAEEKGGMPVLRMLTP, from the coding sequence ATGGACTGGAAAATCCCATTACTGCCCATTCTGTTCTCCGCCGCATTCGCGCAAACCGTTCCGCCCGGACCCGGGCAAAGCTATCCCACGGCGGACGCCAACGGGGCCTGGACTTTCTTCACGGATCCCCGCTGTCTCTACTACAAGGGCCTGCACGAGAAAATCTATCTGGGCTTTATGACCAAGCAGGGAACCCCGCGCGTCTGGTCCTACGATTACGCGACCGGCGCCGTCGACACGGCCAGCCTGCACGTCGGGCTCGAGCAGGATGATCATGACGTGCCCGCGCTTTACATGCGTAAGGACGGGCGTATCACGGCATTCTATTCGCGCCATACCGTCGATCATAACGTGTACATCCGCACCACGGTGAATCCGGAGGATATCCGCACCTGGGGCGCCGAGCGGACCTGGGTCTTTCCGGACAATACCACCTACGCCAATCCCATCCGCCTTTCCAAGGAAAACGACCGGGTCTATTTCTTCAATCGCGTGATCAACTGGCATCCCACGGCGACGACTTCGGACGATGACGGCGCGACCTGGGGGACGCCGGCGCAATGGATAGGCGGCGGCGCGGCGCGTCCCTACGTGAGATACCGCGGCGACGGGGTCTCGAAGATCCACTTCGGCTTCACCGATGGGCATCCCCGCGACGTGCCCAATAACAGCATCTACTACATGTATTACGAAGCGGGCGCGTTCCACCACGCGGACGGGACCCAGATCAAGACCGTCTCCCAGATTCCCGTCGAGCCGAACGAAGCGGATAAGGTCTATGACGGCGCCACCAAGGGCAAGGCCTGGATTTGGGACATCGCCCTGGATGCGCAAAACCGGCCCGTCATGGTCTTCACCGTGATGCCATCGGATTCGGACCACCGTTATTATTACGCGCGTTGGAACGGGACCAAATGGATCGTCAACCAGATGTGCCCCGCCGCCCATTGGTTCCCGCAAACGCCCGCGGGTACCACGGAGCGGGAACCGCAGTATTCCGGCGGCATCATCTTGAATCCCCAGGATCCTTCGGAAGTGTTTCTCTCGCGTCCGCCGAACGGAACCGTGGGCGGCATTTTCGAAATCGAGCGTTGGTACACCAAGGATATGGGCGTCACCTGGGACATCGAGGGGATCACCTCGAAATCGGCCAAGAACAACGTGCGTCCCATCATTCCTTGGACCGAGCCGGGCCAAACCAATCCGCGCCGGACCCTGCTGTGGATGTACGGCGATTATACGCATTACACCGATTTCAACACGGGAATGAAGTACGCCTTCTTATCGGAACCGACATCCCTGTCGCCCGCCCGCGCCGATCGGCGGCTTCGGGTTTCGCCGGCAAACTCCGGGTTTCCGACCCCGGTGTTCCGGTTTTCGGGAGACTACTTCAATCTGATCGGGGCCGAAGAAAAGGGCGGCATGCCCGTTCTGCGTATGCTGACGCCCTGA
- a CDS encoding alpha/beta hydrolase, whose protein sequence is MAIQTHVDIDRLRIEESGTGPAILCLHGVGGCGAWFTGLARRLEDRFRILSLDLPGTGQNRQAFAPFSIERCARVLAEYLEKRETGPVAVLGHSMGAILGLHLAAAVPARMRALISVGGLPSITAGTRARLTERKPLIEKNGMGGLGWKVATANFSKASLARSPETLALFSRLWESQDPSAYLEAMDSLMAAEAESLAAHAKMPCLVLRGKEDGYAPAEESRRFAASLPGTMRFFELEGCAHMPFLEDPQAFAEAIAAFPRT, encoded by the coding sequence TTGGCGATTCAGACCCATGTAGACATTGATCGCTTGCGCATCGAAGAGTCCGGGACGGGACCGGCCATTTTGTGCCTGCACGGAGTGGGCGGCTGCGGCGCTTGGTTTACCGGCCTGGCCCGGCGCCTGGAGGACCGTTTCCGGATACTCAGCTTGGATCTGCCCGGCACGGGGCAGAACCGCCAGGCCTTCGCACCCTTCTCCATCGAGCGTTGCGCCCGGGTTCTGGCCGAATACCTCGAAAAGCGGGAAACCGGTCCGGTGGCCGTGCTGGGCCATTCCATGGGGGCGATCCTCGGACTGCACCTGGCGGCCGCCGTACCCGCGCGAATGCGCGCCTTGATTTCGGTCGGAGGACTGCCTTCCATTACCGCCGGCACGCGCGCGCGCCTCACCGAGCGTAAACCGCTGATCGAGAAAAACGGGATGGGCGGCCTGGGATGGAAGGTCGCGACCGCCAACTTCTCCAAGGCCAGCTTGGCGCGTAGCCCGGAAACCCTGGCCCTCTTCTCCCGCTTATGGGAGTCGCAGGACCCTTCCGCTTATCTGGAAGCCATGGACTCCTTGATGGCGGCCGAGGCCGAAAGCCTGGCGGCGCATGCGAAGATGCCCTGCCTGGTGCTGCGCGGGAAGGAAGACGGCTATGCGCCGGCGGAGGAATCGCGCCGCTTCGCGGCTTCGCTTCCGGGAACCATGCGCTTCTTCGAACTGGAGGGCTGCGCGCATATGCCCTTCCTGGAAGATCCGCAGGCCTTCGCCGAAGCCATCGCCGCTTTCCCGCGGACCTGA
- a CDS encoding AraC family transcriptional regulator, whose translation MANTLSGGGLALFRYIPDTGYFAKDREGRFVAANAAFVRMAGLKQESELLDRTDYDIWPRFLAEHYIKDDSRVLDMAEPVVNRVELVLGRDRTADWFTTTKVPLRDGDGTVSGLEGVCRHLKKANAPPDSEQRLPPVVDYIMENYSEKIEIPALARMAMLSVKQFERNFKKEYGEPPLRYIQRIRLEAAQQLLVVTRHPIGRIARETGFYDTSHFSRQFQKHSGYSPRAFRARQPAPQRTLPSNP comes from the coding sequence ATGGCGAACACCTTGAGCGGCGGCGGGCTGGCATTGTTCCGGTATATCCCGGATACGGGGTATTTCGCCAAGGATCGCGAGGGCCGTTTCGTCGCCGCCAATGCCGCTTTCGTCCGCATGGCCGGCTTAAAGCAAGAGTCCGAGCTGTTGGATAGGACCGATTACGATATCTGGCCGCGTTTCCTGGCCGAGCATTACATCAAGGACGATTCCCGGGTCTTGGATATGGCCGAGCCGGTCGTCAACCGCGTGGAGCTGGTGCTGGGACGCGATCGCACGGCGGATTGGTTCACCACCACCAAGGTTCCCCTGCGCGACGGCGACGGGACCGTTTCCGGCCTGGAAGGGGTTTGCCGCCATCTCAAGAAGGCGAACGCTCCTCCCGACTCAGAGCAACGATTGCCGCCGGTGGTCGACTATATCATGGAGAACTATTCCGAGAAGATCGAGATTCCCGCCCTGGCCAGGATGGCGATGCTTTCGGTAAAGCAATTCGAGCGCAACTTCAAGAAGGAGTACGGCGAGCCGCCCCTGCGCTATATCCAGCGCATCCGCCTGGAGGCAGCCCAGCAATTGCTGGTGGTCACCCGCCACCCTATCGGCCGCATCGCCCGGGAAACCGGCTTCTACGACACCAGCCACTTCTCCCGCCAATTCCAAAAGCACTCCGGCTATTCGCCGCGGGCTTTCCGGGCGCGCCAGCCGGCTCCTCAGCGCACCCTGCCCTCCAATCCTTAA
- a CDS encoding esterase produces the protein MQDMMQRNKLRRGWLETAARAVLGLALMGMLPVGAQTYKYDFGPAGKAAPAGYLPVGPATFYTSASGYGFEKTGAAATCQDQGGDPLTGDFCTANGELLFSVKLPQGNYDLTVYLGDPAGASETTVKAENRRLLFDRVTTVSGQLAARTITVNRREAKSVDGTVTMTLKDRELGYYTWDEKLTLRFSGRKPAIAGLELVRNDKAITWFLCGNSTVVDQLDSANEGWTAWGQDIGRFFKPGLAIANYAESGLTAGAFLAMKRLTKLLADSKPGDYVAVEFGHNDQKTPADSEGYPANLKTFADQIRAKQCVPIFVLPTAREGDTDPKTSIGGLAEAMRNQAKALGVASIDLNKMTMQVMQAYGAADADKCYMDGTHFTEIGGYELARCVAKGVKDLGNTMAPFLLGDRPVMDPAKPDPIGYLSLTLDPEPVSLRPRSRSDRDPPTQILPAGLFTGEGGALHSADGRILEPGLMPKEAPASNTPNPPKH, from the coding sequence ATGCAAGATATGATGCAGCGGAACAAGCTTCGCAGGGGATGGCTCGAAACGGCGGCGAGGGCGGTCCTCGGACTGGCGCTGATGGGAATGCTCCCGGTCGGCGCGCAAACCTATAAATACGATTTCGGCCCGGCGGGCAAGGCGGCGCCCGCCGGCTACCTTCCGGTCGGACCCGCCACCTTTTACACCTCCGCCTCGGGATACGGCTTCGAAAAAACGGGCGCGGCCGCCACCTGCCAGGACCAAGGCGGGGATCCGCTCACCGGCGACTTCTGTACCGCTAACGGCGAACTGCTTTTCTCCGTGAAGCTTCCGCAAGGCAATTATGACCTGACCGTCTACCTGGGCGATCCCGCGGGCGCTTCCGAGACGACCGTCAAGGCCGAGAACCGCCGCCTGCTTTTCGATCGCGTGACCACCGTATCTGGTCAGCTGGCGGCCAGGACCATCACGGTGAACCGGCGCGAGGCCAAGAGCGTGGACGGCACCGTGACCATGACCTTGAAGGATCGCGAACTGGGTTATTATACCTGGGACGAGAAGTTGACCTTGCGATTCTCGGGCCGCAAGCCGGCCATCGCGGGCCTGGAGCTGGTCCGGAACGATAAAGCGATCACCTGGTTTCTGTGCGGCAATTCCACCGTGGTGGACCAACTCGATTCGGCCAACGAAGGCTGGACCGCATGGGGGCAGGACATCGGCCGCTTCTTCAAGCCCGGCCTGGCCATCGCCAACTATGCCGAGTCGGGCCTCACCGCCGGGGCTTTCCTGGCGATGAAACGGTTGACCAAGCTTTTGGCCGACTCCAAGCCCGGCGATTACGTGGCGGTGGAATTCGGGCACAACGATCAGAAGACCCCGGCCGACAGCGAGGGCTACCCGGCCAACCTCAAGACCTTCGCCGATCAGATCCGGGCCAAGCAATGCGTGCCCATCTTCGTCCTTCCGACGGCGCGCGAGGGCGACACCGATCCCAAGACCTCCATCGGCGGGCTCGCGGAGGCGATGCGCAACCAGGCGAAAGCCCTGGGCGTGGCCAGCATCGACTTGAACAAGATGACCATGCAAGTCATGCAGGCCTACGGCGCGGCCGATGCCGACAAGTGCTATATGGACGGCACCCATTTCACCGAGATCGGCGGCTACGAGCTGGCCCGTTGCGTGGCCAAAGGGGTAAAGGATCTGGGCAATACCATGGCGCCGTTCCTGCTCGGCGATCGTCCGGTCATGGACCCGGCCAAGCCCGATCCCATCGGCTACTTGTCCTTAACGCTGGATCCCGAACCGGTTTCGCTGCGCCCGCGTTCACGGTCCGATCGCGACCCCCCGACGCAAATCTTGCCCGCCGGTCTCTTCACCGGTGAAGGGGGAGCCCTTCATTCCGCCGACGGCAGGATCCTCGAGCCCGGGCTCATGCCGAAGGAAGCGCCCGCCTCCAATACTCCAAATCCCCCAAAGCATTAA
- a CDS encoding DUF1080 domain-containing protein: MNLISRVCLALPLTTFALAMADQPAISIPVTNAPCQDGPKMNGTKPDTVNAAPDSEGFVSIFNGTDLTGWWEDCQTHTTDTKSGGVWIVDPSQHILYSREEGANGDILATNKKYDNYEIIMDVWPVFGNDGGVFNRTTASGSCWQSTIDYIQGSSVGGSYNEKSWMPGNLNDDPFLFGGSPANPSISTWTTFTKDLNPTSFGCAAGGCVASDFEKVWDINGWNQFRVKFYDGLTVGRSVTMENFFRKAGAANWVPTYKKTQAQVTPAGPIALQIHGAGRWKAGTYNLYRNIKVRPLNTDGTPIIPPVSAIKATGSAAPSLKLANDILTGSLDGDYEITLSDVRGRVVERFHGAAGIFRHALSNAAHGVLIAELRSNRGVTHLHFSRI, from the coding sequence ATGAATTTAATCTCAAGGGTTTGCCTGGCTTTGCCGCTGACGACGTTCGCATTGGCGATGGCGGATCAACCTGCCATCTCGATTCCCGTAACCAACGCGCCTTGCCAGGATGGCCCGAAGATGAACGGCACCAAGCCCGACACCGTCAACGCGGCGCCGGATTCGGAAGGCTTCGTCTCCATCTTCAACGGGACGGATCTCACGGGTTGGTGGGAAGACTGCCAAACGCATACGACCGATACCAAATCGGGCGGCGTCTGGATCGTCGATCCCAGCCAGCACATCCTCTATTCGCGGGAAGAGGGCGCCAACGGCGACATCCTCGCCACCAACAAGAAATACGACAATTACGAAATCATCATGGACGTCTGGCCCGTTTTCGGGAACGACGGCGGCGTTTTCAATCGCACCACCGCGTCCGGTTCCTGTTGGCAGTCCACCATCGACTACATCCAGGGAAGCAGCGTGGGCGGGAGCTACAACGAAAAATCCTGGATGCCCGGCAACCTGAACGATGATCCCTTCCTGTTCGGGGGCAGCCCCGCCAACCCGTCCATTTCGACCTGGACCACCTTTACCAAGGATTTGAACCCGACCAGCTTCGGCTGCGCCGCCGGAGGCTGCGTCGCGTCCGACTTCGAGAAGGTCTGGGACATAAACGGCTGGAACCAGTTCCGGGTTAAATTCTACGACGGCTTGACCGTGGGCCGCAGCGTCACCATGGAAAATTTCTTCCGCAAGGCGGGCGCGGCGAATTGGGTCCCCACCTATAAGAAAACGCAAGCCCAGGTTACGCCTGCCGGCCCCATCGCGCTGCAAATCCACGGCGCCGGCCGTTGGAAGGCCGGCACCTATAACCTGTACCGCAACATCAAGGTCCGCCCGCTCAATACCGATGGAACGCCGATCATCCCTCCCGTGAGCGCGATCAAGGCCACGGGAAGCGCGGCTCCTTCCCTCAAGCTGGCCAACGATATCCTTACCGGCAGCCTGGACGGCGATTACGAGATCACCTTGTCCGACGTGCGCGGACGGGTGGTGGAAAGATTCCATGGCGCCGCCGGGATTTTCCGGCACGCCCTAAGCAATGCGGCGCATGGCGTCCTGATCGCCGAGTTGAGAAGCAATCGTGGCGTGACCCACCTTCACTTCAGCCGTATTTAA
- a CDS encoding MBL fold metallo-hydrolase, which yields MQALGSKAQGARLERMQASSRFRDGVFRNTFPVGAGLKKGTALATVKEYMCGGRRRVPAGVLPIVDPLETWLRPAQSGLRATWLGHSTVVLEIDGMRVLTDPVWGDRVSPISFAGPKRFHPAPVEIGKLPRLDAVVISHDHYDHLDYPSILRLVPLDVPFVTSLGVGAHLEAWGVPAHRITELDWWESHRIGDLTITAAPSQHFSGRGVADRNRTSWSSLAMRGPRHSVFFSGDTGLTEEYGEIKNKLGPFDLVMLEVGAWHPAWGEIHLGPENGLKAHALLGGGAFLPVHWGTFNLAMHAWDEPAEMLVKLAPTDAPLLMPRLGQPIEPGHVQSIDPWWRDVEETETPPAPVEAVTDPID from the coding sequence ATGCAGGCATTAGGCAGCAAGGCGCAGGGAGCGCGTCTGGAGCGCATGCAAGCCTCGTCGCGGTTCCGCGATGGCGTCTTCCGGAACACCTTCCCCGTGGGCGCGGGGTTGAAGAAGGGAACGGCGCTCGCGACGGTGAAGGAATACATGTGCGGAGGCCGGCGGCGCGTTCCCGCGGGCGTCCTGCCCATCGTCGATCCGCTCGAGACTTGGCTTAGGCCCGCGCAGAGCGGGCTGCGGGCGACCTGGCTCGGCCACTCCACCGTTGTGTTGGAGATCGATGGCATGCGGGTTTTGACCGATCCGGTTTGGGGCGATCGCGTTTCCCCCATCTCCTTCGCGGGACCGAAGCGCTTCCACCCCGCGCCGGTCGAGATCGGGAAACTGCCGCGCCTCGACGCCGTCGTGATCTCCCACGACCACTACGATCATCTCGACTATCCGAGCATCCTGCGGCTGGTTCCGCTGGACGTCCCGTTCGTGACGTCGTTGGGCGTGGGCGCCCACCTCGAGGCTTGGGGCGTTCCCGCGCATCGCATCACCGAACTCGATTGGTGGGAGTCGCATCGGATCGGGGATCTCACCATCACGGCGGCCCCGTCCCAGCATTTTTCCGGCCGCGGCGTCGCGGATCGGAACCGCACCTCCTGGTCCTCGCTGGCGATGCGCGGACCGCGCCACTCCGTCTTCTTCAGCGGCGATACCGGCTTGACGGAAGAATACGGCGAGATCAAGAACAAGCTCGGCCCCTTCGATCTGGTCATGCTGGAGGTCGGCGCCTGGCATCCCGCCTGGGGCGAAATCCATCTCGGGCCGGAGAATGGCCTTAAGGCCCATGCACTGCTGGGCGGCGGCGCTTTCCTGCCCGTCCACTGGGGAACGTTCAATCTCGCCATGCATGCGTGGGATGAGCCCGCCGAGATGCTCGTGAAGCTGGCGCCGACCGATGCGCCGCTCCTCATGCCTCGGCTCGGCCAGCCCATCGAGCCGGGCCATGTCCAGTCGATCGACCCTTGGTGGCGGGACGTGGAAGAAACCGAAACGCCGCCCGCGCCGGTGGAGGCGGTGACCGATCCGATCGACTAA
- a CDS encoding EF-hand domain-containing protein, which produces MINSIQGGSPGASTPLKHNRRFAKMDKNGDGGLDESELAGMAKRTGKSASQLLSEMDTNQDGKVDSGEMRTAMEKRRAASGQAPDAAGQFTTALMNILKQLQGGSTGGSDGSSDAFSKMDTDGDGKLTPAEFAAGSAKQKSDGDQGMASAAKEFTSSLMNLFNQLQGSGQGGGAANPAATASAGTTGQGDMVAQFQQALKNGFSFTQTTTTEMTTLQSIG; this is translated from the coding sequence ATGATAAACAGTATTCAAGGCGGAAGCCCAGGCGCGAGCACTCCGCTCAAGCATAACCGGCGCTTCGCGAAGATGGATAAGAACGGGGACGGGGGCCTTGACGAAAGCGAATTGGCCGGCATGGCCAAGCGCACGGGCAAAAGCGCTTCCCAGCTCCTATCCGAGATGGATACCAATCAAGATGGTAAAGTCGATTCCGGCGAGATGCGGACCGCCATGGAAAAGCGGAGGGCGGCCTCGGGCCAGGCTCCGGACGCGGCGGGGCAATTCACCACCGCGCTGATGAACATCCTCAAGCAGTTGCAAGGCGGATCGACCGGCGGTAGCGACGGAAGCAGCGATGCCTTTTCCAAAATGGATACCGACGGGGACGGCAAATTGACCCCGGCGGAATTCGCGGCGGGATCGGCGAAGCAGAAGAGCGACGGGGACCAGGGCATGGCATCGGCCGCCAAGGAATTCACCTCGTCCCTGATGAACCTGTTCAATCAATTGCAGGGATCGGGCCAGGGCGGCGGAGCCGCGAATCCGGCCGCAACCGCATCCGCGGGAACGACCGGGCAGGGCGACATGGTGGCCCAATTCCAACAGGCCCTGAAGAACGGCTTCTCCTTCACCCAGACCACCACCACGGAGATGACGACGCTCCAGTCCATCGGCTAA